The proteins below come from a single Dermatophilaceae bacterium Soc4.6 genomic window:
- a CDS encoding DUF2306 domain-containing protein, producing the protein MTRRTSRWVPVGLIALAAVPVVAGTARLVEMLGGPQLIPTDARFAASPVPVVVHVVSAIGYALLGAFQFSAGIRRRHPRWHRQAGRALVAVGLVVALSALLLTLAYPQKEGTGDLLYAFRLLFASGMATALVLGLAAIRRRDIARHRAWMTRAYALGLGAGTQAFTVGFGEVLFGVSVPSHDLLMGAGWVINLAVAEIIIRRPTGRQSHSTPARTALAGSS; encoded by the coding sequence ATGACCCGGCGCACCAGCCGGTGGGTGCCGGTAGGCCTGATCGCCCTGGCCGCGGTGCCCGTCGTCGCCGGCACCGCCCGGCTCGTCGAGATGCTCGGCGGACCACAGCTCATCCCCACCGACGCGCGCTTCGCCGCCTCCCCGGTCCCGGTCGTCGTCCACGTCGTGTCGGCCATCGGTTACGCCCTCCTCGGCGCCTTCCAGTTCTCCGCCGGCATCCGCCGGCGTCACCCCAGATGGCACCGTCAAGCCGGGCGCGCCCTGGTCGCGGTCGGTCTCGTGGTGGCACTGTCAGCGCTGTTGCTGACGCTGGCCTACCCGCAGAAGGAGGGCACCGGCGACCTCCTGTACGCGTTCCGGCTCCTCTTCGCGTCCGGGATGGCCACCGCCCTCGTCCTCGGGCTGGCCGCGATCCGTCGTCGAGACATCGCCCGGCACCGCGCCTGGATGACCCGCGCCTACGCCCTCGGACTCGGCGCCGGCACCCAAGCCTTCACCGTCGGGTTCGGCGAAGTCCTGTTCGGTGTCAGCGTCCCCAGCCACGACCTGTTGATGGGCGCCGGCTGGGTCATCAACCTCGCCGTCGCCGAGATCATCATTCGTCGCCCGACGGGCCGGCAGTCACACAGCACGCCGGCCCGCACAGCCCTGGCCGGGTCGTCATGA
- a CDS encoding ATP-binding cassette domain-containing protein — MITVESLTRMYGGFTAVDDVSFTAHPGRVTGFLGPNGAGKSTTMRILVGLTRATSGTATVAGVNYVDLPNPGLEVGVLLDASAQHTGRTGREILTVAQRFMGLPRSRVEEMLAVVSLSPREASRRVRDYSLGMRQRLGIATALIGKPRVLILDEPANGLDPAGIRWMRGLLRDYADRGGTVLLSSHLLHEIEVIADDLVVIGNGRIVAQGAKDDLLRTAGSSLRALDRDGVARALLDAGVTSTPVGTDGLLADAEAGHVGGIAFAAGIPLLELRPADGAGLEEMFLALTAETQRDSTNHSPGAVT; from the coding sequence ATGATCACCGTTGAATCACTTACCAGGATGTACGGCGGCTTCACCGCGGTCGACGACGTCAGCTTCACCGCCCATCCCGGCCGGGTGACCGGGTTCCTCGGCCCCAACGGAGCCGGGAAATCCACCACCATGAGGATCCTGGTCGGACTGACCAGAGCAACGTCGGGAACCGCCACCGTCGCCGGGGTCAACTACGTCGACCTGCCCAACCCGGGCCTCGAGGTCGGCGTTCTCCTGGACGCCTCCGCCCAGCACACCGGCCGAACCGGCCGAGAGATCCTCACCGTCGCCCAACGCTTCATGGGGCTTCCGCGCAGCCGGGTCGAGGAGATGCTTGCCGTCGTCAGCCTGTCCCCTCGGGAGGCCTCACGACGGGTCCGGGACTACTCCTTGGGGATGCGGCAACGCCTCGGCATCGCGACCGCCCTCATCGGCAAGCCCCGAGTCCTGATCCTTGATGAGCCTGCCAACGGCCTCGACCCCGCTGGCATCCGCTGGATGCGCGGTCTGCTGCGCGACTACGCCGACCGAGGCGGCACCGTCCTGCTCTCCTCGCACCTGCTCCACGAGATCGAGGTCATCGCCGACGACCTCGTGGTGATCGGCAACGGCCGCATCGTGGCCCAGGGCGCCAAGGACGACCTCCTTCGAACCGCTGGCTCCTCGTTGCGCGCCCTCGACCGCGATGGTGTCGCCCGGGCACTGCTGGACGCCGGGGTCACCTCCACTCCCGTCGGGACCGACGGGCTGCTCGCTGACGCCGAAGCAGGACACGTCGGTGGCATCGCCTTCGCCGCCGGCATACCGCTCCTCGAGCTGCGCCCCGCCGATGGAGCGGGGCTTGAGGAGATGTTCCTTGCCCTGACCGCCGAGACCCAACGAGACAGCACCAACCACTCCCCAGGAGCAGTCACATGA